DNA sequence from the Pseudomonas tritici genome:
GGTACTGGTCAATACCTGGCTGGATTTCGAGGTGTTCACCACCCACCACATCCTGCCGCGCTCGGAAAAGCTGGTGGTCACCGGCGCAGACAGCCCGTCGCGACGGGTCTTCGAACTCAACGCCGAGCCTGCCGCCGAAGAATACGCGCGGCATATCGGTGTGGCCGTGGCCAACCTCGACCACCGCACCTTCGCCGCGCACCCGCTGGCGGTGCGCATCCACGACCAATACTACGTGCGCGCGATCCAGCAGGTGCACGAAGACCTGAGCCTGAGTTTCTACTGCGCGGTGGAAAACGGCATCGTCCTGACCGCGATGAAGCCCGGCCCGATCCTGCCGAACCTGCAAACCCTGTTCGACGGCCTGCAGTCGCGCCTTGGCGACCTGCTGCTGACCATTGGCTGCGACTGTTTCCTGCGGCGCCTGGAACTGGAAGACAACGGCACCCTCGAGCAGATCGGCAGCTATCTGAGCGACCAGCGGGTGATGGGCTTCAACACCTACGGAGAACAGTTCAATGGCATGCACATCAACCAGACCTTCACCGGGGTCGCCATTGCCCGAGGCCGACGCTGACCTGCTCGCCCAGGTGGCGCGACTGCAACAGGACAACCACAAGCTGGCGCGGATCAATGCGGCTCTGATCGAGCGCATCGAGTCCGGCATGACCCAGGGCAACAACCCCTACACCACCTTCCAGCATTCGGTGGTATTGGCCGAGCAAGTACGCGAACGCACTGATGCGCTGAACCAGGCGATGGCTGAACTCAAGGCCAGCAACCACCTGCTGATCAACGCCCGGCTGCGCGCCGAAGCCCTGCGCGGCGAACAGGCAGCGGCGCAAAAGGCCCAGGAAAGCGAACGCTGGATCCGCCTGATCACCGACAACGTGCCGGCGCTGATCGGCTACCTGAACGCTGAGCTGGTCTATGAATTCACCAATAAAGTCTATGAAGAATGGTACTGCTGGCCGCGCGGCATGATGCTCGGCCAGAGCCTGCGCGAAGTGCACAGCGAGCAGCATTGCCAACGCCTGGATGCCTACGTCGCCCGCGCCCTGGCGGGGGAAAGCGTGACGTTCGAATTCGCCGAAACCAACATCAACAACCAGGAGCGCTACATGCTGCGCTCCTATGTGCCGAACCTGTTGGCCAGTGGCGAAGTGGTGGGGATCTTCGTATTGATCCGCGACATCACCGAACGTCGTCGCACCGCTGAGGCCTTGCACCAGGCCTACCAGCACCTGGAGCAACGCGTGGCCCAGCGCACCTCGGAACTCACCTCGCTCAACGACCAGTTGCTCAAGGAAATCGACGAGCGCCGGCGCATGGAAACCCGCTTGCGCGAAGCCAAGCGGGAGGCCGAACAAGCCAACCTGTCGAAAACCAAATTCCTCGCCGCCGTCAGCCATGACCTGCTGCAACCGCTGAACGCCGCGCGCCTGTTTACCAGCGCATTGCTCGAACGCCCCAGCGAAACCCTGGTGCGCAACGTCAGCAATTCCTTGGAAGACGTGGAAAACCTGCTCGGCACCCTGGTGGATATTTCCAAGCTGGATGCCGGGGTGATCAAGGCCGATATCGCGCCGTTTGCCCTCCGTGAGTTGCTGGACAACCTCGCCGTCGAATACACCGAACTGGCCCGCGCCGAGGGGCTGGCGCTGCACTTTATCGGCTGCTCGGCGCTGGTGCGCAGCGATATCCAGCTGCTGGCGCGGATCCTGCGCAACCTGCTGAGCAATGCGATCCGCTACACCTACAAGGGCCGCGTGGTGCTGGGTTGCCGACGCCAGCATCAGCGCGTGTTGATTCAGGTATGGGACAGCGGCATGGGCATTGCCGAAGAGCGTCTGGAGGAGATTTTCCAGGAGTTCAAGCGCGGCGACGTGCAGCGCCCCGACCAGGATCGCGGGTTGGGCCTGGGCCTGGCCATCGTGGAAAAGATCGCCGGGATTCTCGGCCATCGCATCAGCGTCAAATCCTGGCCGGGTAAAGGCTCGATGTTTTCGGTAGAGGTGCCGTTGAGCGCCACCGCGCCCAAGTCCTTGCCGGCGCCGTGCATGAGCGAGCCGATGCTCGAACGCTTGCAGGGCGCGCGCGTGTGGGTGCTGGATAACGACGCGGCGATTTGCGCGGGCATGCGCACGTTGCTCGAAGGCTGGGGCTGCCGGGTGGTCACCGCGCTGTCGGAGCAGGACCTGGCGCGACAGGTAGACAACTACCATGCCGAGGCGGACTTGCTGATTGCCGATTACCACCTCGACAACGACCAGAACGGCGTTGACGCGGTGGCCCGCATCAACGCGCGACGGGGCCGAGCGATACCGGCGATGATGATTACTGCCAAT
Encoded proteins:
- the nosP gene encoding nitric oxide-sensing protein NosP translates to MHNSEGVVSAMSQATDAGQAAEELARQLLHPYLGFVLFFCSASYDLQALGHALQQCFGSVRVVGCTSAGEITSQGYGRNCITAVGFNHAHFSIATELIDQVEHFSLINAQDMVERLVGGCRSNTLAPIKGNTFALTLLDGLSSREEMVLAALSAALGDIPHFGGSAGDDNFLTHTHVYFNGVFHSGAAVVVLVNTWLDFEVFTTHHILPRSEKLVVTGADSPSRRVFELNAEPAAEEYARHIGVAVANLDHRTFAAHPLAVRIHDQYYVRAIQQVHEDLSLSFYCAVENGIVLTAMKPGPILPNLQTLFDGLQSRLGDLLLTIGCDCFLRRLELEDNGTLEQIGSYLSDQRVMGFNTYGEQFNGMHINQTFTGVAIARGRR
- a CDS encoding PAS domain-containing hybrid sensor histidine kinase/response regulator, with protein sequence MACTSTRPSPGSPLPEADADLLAQVARLQQDNHKLARINAALIERIESGMTQGNNPYTTFQHSVVLAEQVRERTDALNQAMAELKASNHLLINARLRAEALRGEQAAAQKAQESERWIRLITDNVPALIGYLNAELVYEFTNKVYEEWYCWPRGMMLGQSLREVHSEQHCQRLDAYVARALAGESVTFEFAETNINNQERYMLRSYVPNLLASGEVVGIFVLIRDITERRRTAEALHQAYQHLEQRVAQRTSELTSLNDQLLKEIDERRRMETRLREAKREAEQANLSKTKFLAAVSHDLLQPLNAARLFTSALLERPSETLVRNVSNSLEDVENLLGTLVDISKLDAGVIKADIAPFALRELLDNLAVEYTELARAEGLALHFIGCSALVRSDIQLLARILRNLLSNAIRYTYKGRVVLGCRRQHQRVLIQVWDSGMGIAEERLEEIFQEFKRGDVQRPDQDRGLGLGLAIVEKIAGILGHRISVKSWPGKGSMFSVEVPLSATAPKSLPAPCMSEPMLERLQGARVWVLDNDAAICAGMRTLLEGWGCRVVTALSEQDLARQVDNYHAEADLLIADYHLDNDQNGVDAVARINARRGRAIPAMMITANYSNELKQQIRELGHTLMHKPVRPMKLKTAMSHLLSRP